In the genome of bacterium, the window GAAGAACTCGCCGTACTCCCCCTCACCGGCGGGGACCGGCCCCTGCCACTCAAGATCACGGACGACCCTCATGAGGGGCGGTCCTTTCCCAAGATGACGGTGGCGATGGCCGACAGCCAGCCGCCGGAGCCACAGGCCAAGGCCACCTCGGCGTCGGGCACCTGGGCTTCGCCTCCGTGGCCCCGAAGCTGGCGAACCGCCTCGATCAACAAGAAGATGCCCCGCATGCCGGGATGGTTGGACGACAGGCCTCCGCCGTCGGTGTTGGTGGGCATTGAGCCGCCCCGGCGCAGATGGCCCTCTTCCACATAGGCACCGCCCTCTCCCCGACCGCAGAAGCCCAAGCCCTCCAGCATGAGCATCACGGTGATGGTGAAGCTGTCATAAAGCTGGGCGGTGTCGATGTCGGCCGGTGTCACTCCCGCTTGGGCGAACGCCTCTGGTCCGCACACCGCGGCGCCCATCTCGGTGAAGTCGGGCATCTGGTGGATGTTCCAGTGGGTCTGAGTGCCGGCTGCCCCCAGCACGTAGATCGGAGGCTGGCGCAGGTCCCGGGCGATCTCCTCGGTGGTCATCACCAGCGCCCCGCCCCCGTCGGTGATCACACAGCAGTCCAGCTTGTGCAGCGGATCGGCGATCATGCGGCTGTTCACCACGTCGTCCACCGTGATGGGGTCTCGGTAGCGGGCGTCGGGGTTGAGCCCGGCGAACTCCCGAACCCCAACCGCGATCTCGGCTAACTGCTCAGAGGTGGTGCCGAATTCGTGCATATGACGGTGGGCGGCCAAGGCATAGGCCCCCACCAGGGGCAATCCGTAGGGAGTGGCCATCTGCATGGCCCCGGCCACCGGCTGGGCGTCGCGCTGAAAACCGCCGGTGCCCAGCACCCGGCCCATGCGGGTGAGCTGGTCGGAGCCGTAGGTCACCAGGACGGTGTCGCACAACCCCTCTCGGATGGCGGCGGCGGCGTGCTGAACGTGGAACTCGAATGACGATCCCCCCACCATGGTCCCGTCGATGTAGCGGTGGTTCACCCCCAGGTACTCAGCCATGGACACAGCGTCGTCACCCGCTCCTGGTCCCCCGCCGCTGGTGCTGACATAGCCGTCGATAGCCGTTTTGGCGATGCCGCAGTCGGCGATAGCCCGGCGGGCGGCCAGGGCGTGGTGCTGCACCGAGTTCAGATGGGGCACCACTGGATAGTCGCTCAGACCGATGCCACAGATGACCGGATGACGGGATGGCACTGGGGCAGCTTAGGCGAGCAGGTGGTTGTGCTCGCCGATATGGGGGGCCCGATGGCGGACTCGGTAGGGCGATTTGGGGGCGATATAGGGCGCGCCCACATAGGTGAAGCTGCGGCCCAAGTCCTCGTGCTCTACCTCGACGGGAAAGCCCCGCTCCTGGAAGTGAGGATCGGCCAGCACCTCTTCGGGCGAGTAGATGATGCCCACCGCCAGTCCCCGCTCTTGGGCGCCGATGAAGAACTCATAGGCGGTGATGTTCTGGGCGATGAACCGCACAGCCTCTCGGGCGGCGCCGAACATGGCGGTCACCTCGGGATCCTGGCCGATCTGCGATAGGTGCAGGTCCTCTTCGAGCTGGGTGCCCATCTCCAAGAAGAAGAACTCTCCGAATTGGTCCTTCAGTCCCAGGGTCTCCATCCACTCCACCACCACGGAGAAGTCGCGGGCCGAGCGGGGCGGAAAGCCGGTGTTGACGTCGATATTGTCCACCGACAGCGCCCGGGTGAACGTGGTGGGCTCAACGGCGGCGTGGCGCCCGGTCTGGCGCTGCACTTCGTCACCGGCCACCAGCCACTGCACCGAACCGAACTCGGTGGTCACGTTGGCCGCCGCGTGCAGGCTCACGTCCACGAACTGGCCTTGGCCGGTGTGATCTCGGGCCAACAGCGCGGTCTGAGCCGAGAGAACCGCAAACACCGACCCGGTCTGGTACCCCTGGTTGCCCCCGCCCCGCTGGGGCGCGATGGCGTGGTCGTCGTAACCGCAGCTCCACACCGGTCCGCCGGCGGCCAGCACGGTCAGATCGATGCTCTCCTCGTGAGATCGCGGCCCGGTGCGGCCGAACGGGGTTAGCGACACCCAGATCAACTCGGGATGATCGG includes:
- a CDS encoding acetyl-CoA acetyltransferase; its protein translation is MPSRHPVICGIGLSDYPVVPHLNSVQHHALAARRAIADCGIAKTAIDGYVSTSGGGPGAGDDAVSMAEYLGVNHRYIDGTMVGGSSFEFHVQHAAAAIREGLCDTVLVTYGSDQLTRMGRVLGTGGFQRDAQPVAGAMQMATPYGLPLVGAYALAAHRHMHEFGTTSEQLAEIAVGVREFAGLNPDARYRDPITVDDVVNSRMIADPLHKLDCCVITDGGGALVMTTEEIARDLRQPPIYVLGAAGTQTHWNIHQMPDFTEMGAAVCGPEAFAQAGVTPADIDTAQLYDSFTITVMLMLEGLGFCGRGEGGAYVEEGHLRRGGSMPTNTDGGGLSSNHPGMRGIFLLIEAVRQLRGHGGEAQVPDAEVALACGSGGWLSAIATVILGKDRPS
- a CDS encoding CoA transferase — encoded protein: MAGNDLPGALAGIRVVELAGEASAYAGLMLAGMGAEVIVVEPPEGHHSRGFEPFLDDEAGPERSLWWWHYNASKLGVTLDLGEGGDRDRLRSLAGTADVVLESERPGRLADLGIDHDTLRADHPELIWVSLTPFGRTGPRSHEESIDLTVLAAGGPVWSCGYDDHAIAPQRGGGNQGYQTGSVFAVLSAQTALLARDHTGQGQFVDVSLHAAANVTTEFGSVQWLVAGDEVQRQTGRHAAVEPTTFTRALSVDNIDVNTGFPPRSARDFSVVVEWMETLGLKDQFGEFFFLEMGTQLEEDLHLSQIGQDPEVTAMFGAAREAVRFIAQNITAYEFFIGAQERGLAVGIIYSPEEVLADPHFQERGFPVEVEHEDLGRSFTYVGAPYIAPKSPYRVRHRAPHIGEHNHLLA